A genomic window from Silene latifolia isolate original U9 population chromosome 11, ASM4854445v1, whole genome shotgun sequence includes:
- the LOC141610814 gene encoding L10-interacting MYB domain-containing protein-like, with amino-acid sequence MTKGQPRAPTGTSNFVTKKEKANWDHLTTKIFCEVCAEEVHAGNRPNTHFNRVGWENVVNKFQRRTRRKYDQKQLKNKWESLKNQYKAWQQLIGSETGLGWDHNKGTVDADDAWWAEKEKVDPEVASFRHNGIDNLTEMEVMFSKTFATGDNSFNPYMVTETEDDEGYDASNDVFNDNMVGDESNVDLENIEVSNDLPLEKDHQHVKKRKETAENDRKSHITRKGKKSKVSTALVMQSQLDRICTVMESTVANSQTKDQSGYSISECITVLKKIPSIQPRSELFMLGTRLFVKREYREIFIALEEDDLRVNWLDEELKREKNHTPRR; translated from the exons ATGACAAAAGGTCAACCTCGAGCACCTACTGGTACGTCAAACTTTGTAACGAAAAAGGAGAAGGCAAATTGGGATCATTTAACAACAAAGATATTTTGTGAAGTGTGTGCTGAGGAGGTACATGCTGGAAATAGGCCTAACACACACTTCAATAGGGTAGGATGGGAAAATGTAGTTAATAAGTTTCAGCGTAGAACTAGAAGAAAGTATGACCAGAAGCAATTAAAGAACAAATGGGAATCTTTGAAAAATCAGTATAAGGCATGGCAGCAATTAATTGGTTCCGAGACTGGATTAGGATGGGACCATAACAAGGGAACTGTGGATGCTGATGATGCATGGTGGGCCGAAAAAGAAAAG GTTGATCCTGAGGTTGCTAGCTTTCGGCATAATGGTATTGACAATTTAACTGAGATGGAAGTAATGTTTTCTAAGACATTTGCAACTGGTGATAATTCATTCAATCCGTACATGGTGACTGAGACGGAAGATGACGAAGGTTATGATGCAAGTAATGACGTTTTTAATGATAATATGGTAGGTGATGAGAGTAATGTTGACTTGGAGAACATTGAGGTAAGTAATGATTTGCCCTTAGAAAAAGACCACCAGCATGTTAAGAAGAGAAAAGAAACAGCTGAAAATGACAGGAAAAGTCATATAACACGTAAGGGTAAGAAATCAAAAGTGAGTACCGCCTTGGTAATGCAAAGTCAGCTGGACAGAATTTGTACTGTGATGGAGTCTACAGTTGCTAACAGTCAAACAAAGGATCAATCTGGATATAGTATTAGCGAGTGCATAACTGTGTTAAAAAAGATCCCGTCAATTCAGCCTAGAAGTGAATTGTTCATGTTGGGTACCCGTTTATTTGTTAAGCGCGAGTACAgagaaatatttattgcacttgAAGAAGATGATCTTCGAGTTAATTGGTTGGACGAAGAGCTTAAAAGAGAGAAAAATCACACTCCACGCCGCTAG
- the LOC141610815 gene encoding protein synthesis inhibitor PD-S2-like, which translates to MNLLLVVKMVTICMMVVAPATCAITFDLNTLSKYAPFVAEVRDEVKDTTRSYYGLPIIKPPATDIKKKYLYIQIDAKAQGTKPAISVTLQLKTADLYLVAYRDKDDKGKDRAFYFKKMITEGEVFPDVKGIAKELMKFDHDYASIEAAAGKQIKQLVFRLSNLEEAMRNAYGKSTTQGDFKKAQALFVLYSIEMTAEAARFKYIEKKTVNEASSDVEVASLVQKWDKLSGQIVGSNAGVFQTPIDIQVAENPTKYWTVTNVDQIKPDIGILSYIKPKIADT; encoded by the coding sequence ATGAATCTGTTATTAGTTGTGAAAATGGTCACAATATGCATGATGGTGGTCGCGCCTGCGACTTGTGCCATAACTTTCGACTTAAACACGCTCTCAAAGTACGCGCCATTTGTGGCAGAAGTGCGAGATGAAGTCAAGGATACTACAAGGAGTTACTATGGCTTACCCATCATAAAACCACCTGCCACCGACATCAAGAAAAAATACTTGTACATTCAGATTGATGCTAAAGCACAAGGCACAAAACCAGCCATTTCAGTAACCCTGCAACTGAAAACAGCAGACTTATACTTAGTCGCATATCGCGATAAAGACGACAAGGGCAAAGACCGAGCGTTTTACTTCAAGAAAATGATAACTGAAGGAGAAGTTTTCCCTGATGTCAAGGGGATTGCAAAAGAATTAATGAAATTTGATCACGACTATGCAAGCATTGAAGCTGCAGCAGGGAAACAGATCAAACAACTGGTGTTCCGATTATCAAACCTGGAAGAAGCCATGAGAAATGCATATGGTAAGAGCACAACACAAGGAGACTTCAAGAAAGCACAGGCTTTGTTTGTTCTGTACAGCATTGAGATGACTGCAGAGGCAGCACGGTTCAAATATATCGAGAAGAAGACAGTAAATGAAGCCTCGAGTGATGTCGAGGTGGCTAGCTTGGTACAAAAGTGGGATAAACTTTCAGGGCAGATTGTCGGTTCTAACGCTGGCGTCTTTCAAACACCCATTGATATACAGGTTGCTGAAAACCCAACCAAGTATTGGACAGTAACGAACGTGGACCAAATAAAGCCTGACATTGGCATCTTGAGTTACATCAAGCCAAAGATTGCAGATACTTGA